CGTGCCCGTGCTGCAATCAAAAGTAAACTTTTGCGTTTGCTTAACGTGACTTGCGTTACGTGACTTGCTTTACCGTGATATACATTACCTGCACTGCGCACTGGACAAGACGCCAGGGCGAGGGTTAAGCAACAGGGTTAAGCAACAGGGTTAAGCAACTAGGTTTACGTTGAGGACAAGCTGAACTCCACAACGCAAGCTGAACTCCCAAACGCAAGCTAAACTGCAAAACGAAGGCGAAACTGAGATGGAGATGAAAAGATTTGGACTCTAGGGCGATGTTAGCTCCGCACGAGATGATGGAACTCCACGAACTGTTCAACATGAAAACCGCTGGTTTGGCAAAGGCAAAAGCAATCGATGGGATGGTCACGGACAAAGACCTAAAAATGCTCATCGAACAAGACATTGCGCAATCTATGCAGGATATCCGTGATTTACAGCCATATCTGGAGCAGGCCCGAACCCAGGAGCAAGCCCGAACGTACGAACATAGTCGAACAGAAGCCCGACCACAGGGGTAGCTGGTCGGATAGGACTGTACATGTCGGATAGGACTGTACACGTCGGATGGGACTGTACATGTCGGATGGAACAGTACATGTCGGATGGGACTGTACATGTCAGATGGGACTGTACATGTCGGATGGGACTGTACATGTCGGATGGGACTGTACATGTCGGATGGAACAGTACTTATCGGGTAGGACCGTACTTGTCGGATAGGGCTGTACATATCGGACCAGACCGTATCATTCGGTAGAACCGCATCACGAAGGAGGTTGTTGTCAGAG
The Alicyclobacillus curvatus genome window above contains:
- a CDS encoding spore coat protein is translated as MDSRAMLAPHEMMELHELFNMKTAGLAKAKAIDGMVTDKDLKMLIEQDIAQSMQDIRDLQPYLEQARTQEQARTYEHSRTEARPQG